The Lycium ferocissimum isolate CSIRO_LF1 chromosome 10, AGI_CSIRO_Lferr_CH_V1, whole genome shotgun sequence genome window below encodes:
- the LOC132033876 gene encoding protein LIKE COV 2-like encodes MAEDKKESTSSSALQEDPEDPVKSPPSSPNSSTRKACYAVLQSWVSKKFMTGCVVLFPVAVTFFITWWFIQFVDGFFSPIYERLGIDIFGLGFVTSITFIFFVGIFASSWLGSTVFWIGEWFIKRMPFVKHLYSASKQISSAISPDQNTNAFKEVAIIRHPRIGEYAIGFITSSVTLQVLSS; translated from the exons ATGGCGGAGGACAAGAAAGAGTCAACGTCAAGTTCGGCGCTACAAGAAGATCCGGAAGATCCTGTCAAATCCCCTCCTTCTTCCCCTAATTCCTCTACTCGCAAG GCTTGCTATGCTGTTCTTCAAAGTTGGGTGTCAAAGAAGTTCATGACTGGATG TGTGGTTCTGTTCCCCGTGGCTGTTACATTTTTCATCACTTGGTGGTTTATTCAATTTGTTGATGGTTTCTTCAGCCCCATATATGAAAGACTTGGTATTGACATATTTG GCCTTGGATTTGTCACATCAATAACCTTCATATTCTTTGTTGGCATTTTTGCTTCATCATGGCTGGGTTCAACTGTTTTCTGGATAGGGGAATGGTTTATAAAGAGAATGCCCTTTGTCAAGCATTTATACTCTGCATCCAAGCAAATTAGTTCTGCTATTTCACCAG ACCAAAATACCAATGCTTTCAAGGAAGTTGCTATAATTCGTCATCCCCGAATTGGTGAATATGCGATTGGTTTCATAACATCTTCAGTAACTCTCCAGGTACTTTCATCATAA